One genomic region from Candidatus Nanosynbacter sp. TM7-074 encodes:
- the rpsF gene encoding 30S ribosomal protein S6, protein MNEYELTVLIHPDLESNLDSALDKVRGLIADNGGEITKEDNWGKKKLAYTIKREDFAIYVCFEVKLPAPALLKISNTLNITDEVLRYLLVKTDEKTRQALSEQKARNEEADSSESNK, encoded by the coding sequence ATGAACGAATACGAACTAACTGTTCTTATTCATCCGGATTTAGAGTCTAATCTAGATTCAGCGTTGGATAAGGTACGTGGTTTAATCGCCGATAACGGTGGTGAAATTACTAAAGAAGATAACTGGGGCAAGAAAAAATTGGCCTATACAATCAAGCGTGAAGACTTTGCAATTTACGTTTGTTTTGAGGTAAAACTGCCAGCGCCAGCTTTATTGAAGATTTCTAACACGCTTAACATTACTGACGAAGTATTGCGCTACCTATTGGTAAAAACTGATGAAAAAACTCGTCAGGCATTAAGCGAGCAAAAAGCACGCAACGAAGAAGCTGATTCAAGCGAATCAAATAAATAA
- a CDS encoding single-stranded DNA-binding protein, with amino-acid sequence MARSINQVILLGRLTRDPEQRTTASGKNVVSFSIAVDRPTQDDQADFFNITAWDKLGDLVMQYLSKGRRVLVQGRLRQDSWEDKETGKRQSRIEVTASDVTFLDGPNNDNSGSAAPKTTKKEEVVTEIDDKPIDLSEIPF; translated from the coding sequence ATGGCACGAAGTATCAATCAAGTAATTTTACTGGGTAGATTGACACGCGATCCGGAGCAGCGAACAACGGCTTCTGGAAAGAACGTAGTTAGTTTTAGTATCGCGGTTGATCGACCAACTCAGGATGATCAGGCAGACTTTTTCAATATTACTGCTTGGGACAAACTTGGTGATTTGGTGATGCAATATTTGAGCAAGGGTCGTCGAGTTCTAGTCCAAGGGCGACTGCGGCAAGATAGTTGGGAAGATAAGGAAACTGGTAAAAGACAGAGTCGAATTGAAGTTACCGCTTCGGACGTAACGTTCTTAGATGGTCCGAACAATGACAATTCTGGTTCTGCTGCGCCAAAAACTACTAAAAAAGAGGAAGTTGTGACGGAGATTGACGATAAGCCAATTGACCTGAGCGAAATCCCATTCTAA
- the rpsR gene encoding 30S ribosomal protein S18 — protein MAQLKKNPPIIFDYKDVKTLQRYINVYGQIEPISKTGLSEKQQRSLAVAIKRARHLALLPFVSSN, from the coding sequence ATGGCACAATTGAAGAAAAATCCACCGATTATTTTTGATTATAAAGATGTAAAAACTTTGCAACGTTACATCAATGTTTACGGTCAAATCGAGCCGATTAGCAAGACTGGTTTAAGCGAAAAGCAGCAGAGAAGTTTGGCAGTGGCAATTAAGCGCGCTCGTCATTTGGCGCTATTGCCTTTTGTCAGTAGCAACTAG
- the efp gene encoding elongation factor P, whose product MYQPTDLKKGAVCQIDGKPYRVVEYGQKVMGRGGSIVNVKLKNLIDGSVIPKTFKGQERIEAAEVNNKTAQYLYNDGDKFYFMDPVSFEQFELAAEIVDDASKYLKEGDELNLQFFDGRVINVELPKNKYLEVIYTEDVVKGDTTSSVLKDATLETGLVVKVPAFIKQGDIISVDTSTGEYRERKK is encoded by the coding sequence ATGTATCAGCCAACTGATTTGAAAAAGGGAGCAGTTTGCCAGATTGACGGTAAGCCGTATCGGGTTGTGGAATACGGACAGAAGGTTATGGGCCGTGGTGGCTCAATCGTTAATGTGAAGCTGAAGAACTTGATTGACGGTAGCGTTATTCCGAAGACGTTTAAGGGTCAAGAGCGCATTGAGGCTGCGGAAGTAAATAATAAAACTGCGCAATATCTATATAACGATGGTGATAAATTCTACTTTATGGATCCGGTTAGTTTTGAGCAGTTTGAATTAGCGGCGGAAATCGTGGATGACGCTAGTAAATACTTGAAGGAAGGTGACGAATTGAACTTACAATTCTTTGACGGTCGAGTGATCAACGTTGAACTACCAAAGAATAAGTATCTGGAGGTTATTTACACAGAAGATGTGGTTAAGGGTGATACGACTTCATCTGTGCTAAAAGACGCTACTTTGGAGACGGGGCTAGTTGTCAAAGTTCCAGCATTTATTAAGCAGGGTGATATTATTAGCGTTGACACATCCACTGGTGAATATCGCGAACGAAAGAAGTAG
- a CDS encoding TlyA family RNA methyltransferase has protein sequence MKQRLDKVLVERGLASTRSQADNFIRLGYVYLNKKVAQKSGAMVSDTDTITLKKTETYVSRAGLKLASVAKYFKLNFQDKTVLDIGSSTGGFTDYSLRHGARKVFAVDVGTDQLHLSLRTSPKIILHEKTDIRDFCTDEVIDVIVGDVSFISLREILPHVANELMNENTILIAMLKPQFEAGRHQTNKGVIKNDKVRRQILTDFENWAKKYFVILDKKDSEVAGSKGNLERFYKLQLAKH, from the coding sequence ATGAAACAGCGATTAGACAAGGTTCTGGTCGAGCGCGGACTAGCGTCAACACGTTCTCAGGCGGATAATTTTATTCGCTTGGGTTATGTTTATTTGAATAAAAAAGTTGCTCAAAAATCAGGGGCAATGGTATCTGATACTGATACGATAACGCTAAAAAAGACAGAGACTTATGTGTCGCGGGCTGGCTTAAAGCTGGCTAGCGTAGCCAAATATTTTAAGCTTAATTTTCAAGATAAAACAGTATTAGATATTGGCTCAAGTACTGGTGGTTTTACCGACTATTCACTGCGTCATGGTGCTAGGAAAGTTTTTGCCGTTGACGTTGGTACTGACCAACTTCATCTAAGCTTGCGGACGAGCCCAAAGATTATCCTTCACGAAAAAACTGATATTCGTGATTTTTGCACAGATGAAGTGATCGATGTGATTGTAGGAGATGTGTCATTTATATCATTACGGGAAATTTTGCCACATGTAGCTAACGAACTAATGAATGAAAATACCATACTTATTGCTATGTTAAAGCCGCAATTTGAGGCGGGGCGGCATCAGACTAATAAGGGAGTTATTAAAAACGATAAGGTGCGACGGCAGATCTTAACTGATTTTGAAAATTGGGCAAAAAAGTATTTTGTGATTTTAGATAAAAAGGATAGCGAAGTTGCTGGTAGCAAGGGAAATCTTGAGCGATTTTATAAATTGCAATTAGCTAAACATTAA
- the ychF gene encoding redox-regulated ATPase YchF has protein sequence MSLSIGIVGLPNVGKSTLFNALTNNDILAANYPFATIEPNTGIVPVPDRRLQALADLYHAQKIIPATVTFVDIAGLVAGASKGEGLGNKFLHNIRECNAIIHVVRAFENSKILRHDEAPIDPKKDIDIINTELILADLQTIEKRLPQLQKEAKANPEARQKVAYLQSLADNLQSGTPISALTNVDFEAIDDLHLLTAKPVIYAFNVDEEGLNNSALKGKLKELVHPSKTVFVCAKLEEELKGLSEDDAKELLESYGVQETGLVKLIHAAYDTLGLQSYLTAGEKEVRAWTIHKGWTAPQAAGVIHSDFERGFIAAQIVDFNDLITAGSEVKAREAGKIRTEGKTYIMQPNDVVEFRFNV, from the coding sequence ATGAGTTTATCTATTGGAATCGTTGGCCTACCTAATGTAGGCAAATCGACACTTTTTAATGCTTTAACAAATAATGATATTTTGGCTGCTAATTATCCGTTTGCAACTATCGAGCCGAACACAGGAATTGTTCCCGTGCCAGACAGACGCCTACAAGCCCTGGCAGATCTTTATCACGCCCAAAAAATCATCCCAGCTACCGTTACTTTCGTTGATATTGCCGGACTAGTTGCTGGCGCCTCCAAAGGCGAAGGTCTGGGTAATAAGTTTCTTCACAATATCAGAGAATGTAACGCCATTATCCACGTTGTTCGTGCTTTTGAAAATTCAAAGATTTTGCGACACGATGAAGCTCCAATTGACCCAAAAAAAGATATCGACATTATCAATACCGAGCTAATCCTAGCCGACTTACAAACAATTGAAAAACGCCTGCCGCAGCTACAAAAAGAAGCTAAGGCTAATCCAGAAGCCCGCCAAAAAGTAGCTTACTTACAATCACTGGCAGACAATCTACAGTCGGGGACGCCAATTTCTGCTCTGACCAACGTAGACTTTGAGGCGATTGACGATCTACACCTACTAACCGCCAAGCCAGTTATTTACGCCTTCAACGTTGACGAAGAAGGATTGAACAATTCCGCTCTAAAAGGAAAATTAAAAGAACTAGTCCACCCCTCAAAAACCGTCTTTGTCTGTGCAAAGCTAGAAGAAGAATTAAAAGGTTTATCAGAAGATGACGCCAAAGAGCTTCTGGAAAGTTATGGCGTTCAAGAAACTGGACTAGTCAAACTAATTCACGCCGCCTACGACACATTGGGATTACAAAGCTACTTGACTGCCGGAGAAAAAGAAGTGCGCGCCTGGACAATCCATAAGGGCTGGACGGCGCCACAAGCTGCTGGAGTTATCCATTCAGATTTTGAACGAGGCTTCATTGCGGCGCAAATTGTCGATTTTAATGATTTGATTACTGCCGGGTCAGAAGTAAAAGCTCGCGAGGCTGGTAAGATTCGCACTGAAGGCAAAACGTACATTATGCAACCAAATGATGTTGTTGAGTTTAGGTTTAATGTTTAG
- the pilM gene encoding type IV pilus assembly protein PilM has translation MKLAKGLGDFFGLDIDTNAVRVVQLSRAGAGWSLSHYGYTPVDSKISSGDSPEARRRLGEAIMTAVGQAGIKTSNVAVGLPSNKTFSTVIDVPKVSEQELKAMMKYQVDQYIPMPLDEAEVDWVMLGDSLHAQNQYEILLTSTAKTYAEERLELVEGLGFNVIAEEPNAIAMVRSLPVSDSQDARLIINVGENSTDLAVVYNGAPRLIRMIPTGLSSLVRAAVQNLNVQEDQARQFILKFGLAPDKLDGQVLRAIDSTLDSFSSELVKSIKFFQTRYPNVAVSGILLSGFGSAIPQMDSYVMNKAGIQSIAADPWQRVQVSQADQQQLAPIASEFAIAVGLAQRSNMS, from the coding sequence ATGAAATTAGCAAAAGGGTTGGGCGACTTCTTCGGACTAGACATCGACACAAATGCTGTGCGAGTGGTTCAGCTGTCTCGTGCTGGCGCGGGATGGAGTTTGTCTCATTATGGTTACACGCCAGTTGATTCTAAGATATCAAGTGGTGATTCTCCCGAGGCGCGGCGACGTCTAGGGGAGGCAATTATGACTGCCGTCGGTCAGGCTGGTATTAAGACGTCCAATGTGGCTGTTGGACTGCCGTCAAATAAAACGTTTTCGACTGTGATTGACGTACCGAAAGTTTCTGAGCAGGAACTAAAGGCGATGATGAAATATCAGGTTGACCAATATATACCGATGCCGTTAGACGAAGCAGAAGTTGACTGGGTAATGTTAGGTGATAGTCTTCATGCTCAGAATCAATATGAAATTTTGCTGACAAGTACAGCAAAGACTTACGCAGAAGAAAGGCTGGAGTTGGTTGAGGGGCTTGGCTTTAATGTGATAGCCGAGGAACCAAACGCTATTGCTATGGTTCGTTCTCTGCCGGTTTCTGATTCTCAGGATGCTCGCTTAATTATTAACGTGGGTGAAAATTCGACAGATTTAGCAGTGGTATATAATGGTGCGCCAAGGTTGATTCGTATGATTCCAACTGGACTCTCATCATTGGTCCGCGCAGCTGTTCAGAATTTGAATGTACAAGAAGATCAGGCTCGTCAGTTTATTCTTAAATTTGGTTTGGCGCCAGATAAATTAGATGGCCAAGTGTTAAGGGCAATTGATTCGACTTTGGACAGTTTTTCCTCAGAGCTGGTTAAATCTATTAAGTTTTTCCAGACTAGGTATCCTAATGTAGCGGTTTCTGGTATTTTACTGTCAGGCTTTGGCTCGGCTATTCCACAGATGGATAGCTATGTAATGAATAAAGCCGGCATCCAGTCAATTGCCGCCGACCCTTGGCAACGCGTTCAGGTATCTCAGGCGGATCAGCAACAATTAGCGCCAATTGCTTCAGAATTTGCTATTGCTGTTGGTTTAGCACAGAGGAGTAACATGTCATGA
- a CDS encoding GspE/PulE family protein has product MALLTDDIQDKLIELLINEGLIEKSVIDDALKRASENNKPLFSLLSEEGLLDNELLVHGVAQVSGVPYVNLSNSVISQDILSLLSSDVAERFMAVPLAEVQNRLAVAMIDANNVQAVDYLSNRIQRPIKVFMASEESVRHVLDQYKTDLSSVNVAAEASQEESLSEAGNIKTIVQDSPISRALSTILEYAVKSHASDVHIEPLEKALKIRCRVDGVLREIMQLPKSIEPALVSRIKILSNLKIDEHRIPQDGQFAVNVAGKEVDLRIAISPVVWGEQVVVRLLDKSGSSFNLEDMGYAGRALRTIRKGIKRPNGMILTSGPTGSGKSTSLYALIKEIKNDTVNIVTLEDPVEYKMDGVNQIQVNAEVGLTFASGLRSILRQDPDIVMVGEIRDNETANLAIQAALTGHLVFSTLHTNSAAGVLPRLLDMGIEPFLIASTVNTIIGQRLVRRVARRRDIYQSSPLETQAIREAVGGLLPQTKEQVAQFAQDLGYESLPLATQASFALARGKDTPQTPRGYSGRAGLYEVMDITEEIQNLIVKRATSAEIQRMAIQQGMITMRQDGYLKALNGITTIEEVNRVAADTA; this is encoded by the coding sequence ATGGCTTTACTGACGGACGATATTCAGGACAAGTTGATTGAGCTGCTGATAAACGAAGGACTTATTGAGAAGTCTGTCATTGATGATGCTTTAAAACGTGCCTCTGAGAATAATAAGCCACTATTTAGCTTGCTGAGCGAAGAGGGGTTGCTTGATAATGAGCTTTTAGTCCATGGCGTGGCTCAGGTTTCGGGTGTGCCATACGTTAACTTATCAAATAGTGTTATTAGCCAGGATATTTTATCCCTGTTGTCTTCTGATGTCGCTGAACGTTTTATGGCGGTGCCTTTAGCGGAAGTTCAAAACCGCCTAGCAGTGGCGATGATTGACGCCAATAATGTCCAGGCTGTTGACTATCTGTCGAATCGCATTCAGCGACCAATTAAAGTCTTTATGGCCTCAGAAGAGAGCGTCCGTCACGTCCTTGATCAATATAAGACCGATTTATCATCTGTTAATGTGGCGGCTGAAGCGTCCCAAGAAGAATCTCTGTCGGAAGCTGGCAATATTAAAACTATTGTTCAAGATTCGCCCATTTCACGGGCATTATCGACTATTTTGGAATATGCCGTAAAAAGCCATGCTTCGGACGTTCATATTGAGCCATTGGAGAAGGCCTTAAAGATTCGTTGTCGGGTCGATGGTGTGTTGCGCGAGATTATGCAACTACCAAAAAGCATTGAGCCGGCTTTGGTTAGTCGTATTAAAATTCTTTCCAATCTAAAAATTGACGAACATCGCATTCCACAAGATGGTCAATTTGCGGTTAATGTTGCAGGCAAGGAAGTTGACCTGCGTATTGCTATTTCTCCGGTTGTTTGGGGTGAACAGGTGGTTGTTCGTTTGCTAGACAAGAGCGGGAGCTCTTTTAACTTGGAGGACATGGGTTATGCTGGGCGCGCTCTACGGACAATTCGCAAGGGAATTAAGCGTCCTAACGGTATGATTCTAACGTCTGGTCCAACTGGCTCCGGTAAGTCTACTAGCTTATATGCGTTAATTAAAGAAATTAAGAACGATACTGTTAATATTGTGACGCTTGAGGATCCGGTTGAGTATAAGATGGACGGAGTGAATCAGATTCAAGTTAATGCAGAGGTCGGACTGACATTTGCTTCTGGACTTCGTTCAATTTTGCGTCAAGATCCAGACATCGTGATGGTAGGTGAGATTCGCGACAATGAGACGGCCAATCTGGCGATTCAAGCAGCGTTAACGGGGCATCTGGTGTTCTCGACGCTTCATACCAATTCCGCAGCTGGCGTGTTGCCGCGACTGCTCGACATGGGGATTGAGCCGTTTCTTATTGCTAGTACGGTCAATACGATTATTGGGCAGCGTCTGGTTCGGCGAGTAGCGCGTCGGCGTGATATATATCAATCGTCGCCTCTGGAAACACAGGCAATTCGGGAGGCGGTTGGTGGATTATTGCCTCAGACAAAAGAGCAGGTTGCTCAGTTTGCGCAAGATTTGGGCTATGAAAGTCTGCCGCTGGCAACGCAGGCCTCATTTGCCTTAGCAAGGGGTAAGGATACACCTCAAACTCCGCGTGGTTACTCTGGTCGAGCCGGTCTATATGAAGTGATGGATATTACTGAGGAAATTCAGAATTTAATCGTTAAGCGTGCTACGTCAGCTGAAATCCAGCGAATGGCGATTCAGCAAGGCATGATTACGATGCGCCAGGATGGATACCTGAAGGCGTTAAACGGAATAACGACAATAGAAGAAGTTAATAGAGTAGCGGCGGATACCGCGTAA
- a CDS encoding PilT/PilU family type 4a pilus ATPase — MNNQELRIEILLEEVVKKRASDLHIQVGLPPMLRIDGALVPAAGTQPLDEPAVERLVFQILDEDQRQILLKDKEFDFSFAFGTLGRFRVNAFHERGNLAAALRLIPNEIKSASELGMPPVVNTFADFPRGLVLVTGPTGSGKSTTLAALVDKINSERSQHIITIEDPIEFTHKSKKSVVVQREVHYDTYSFSAALRSSLRQDPDVVLIGEMRDLETISAAITIAETGHLVFATLHTNSAAQSIDRMIDVFPPHQQPQIRAQLSNILMAICSQRLVPAIGGGRVVAAEVLIANPAVRNIIREGKSHQLDAVIQTGADQGMQTMDRTLVNLVQNGTITYDNAREFAVDLTEFERLMRG; from the coding sequence ATGAATAATCAAGAATTGCGAATTGAGATTTTACTAGAAGAGGTTGTTAAAAAACGCGCTTCCGACCTTCATATTCAAGTTGGGCTTCCGCCGATGCTCAGGATTGATGGCGCATTAGTGCCGGCGGCTGGGACCCAGCCACTTGATGAGCCAGCGGTTGAGCGACTGGTGTTTCAGATACTTGATGAAGATCAGCGCCAAATTTTATTGAAGGATAAAGAATTCGACTTTTCGTTTGCATTTGGTACGTTGGGCCGATTCCGTGTTAACGCCTTTCATGAGCGTGGCAATTTGGCGGCAGCTCTACGTTTGATTCCAAATGAAATTAAGTCGGCGTCTGAGCTTGGTATGCCACCAGTTGTTAATACGTTTGCAGATTTTCCTCGTGGTTTGGTGTTGGTGACTGGTCCAACCGGCTCTGGTAAGTCGACGACCTTGGCAGCATTGGTTGATAAAATCAACTCTGAGCGTTCACAACATATCATTACCATTGAGGATCCGATTGAGTTTACGCACAAATCAAAAAAGTCGGTGGTGGTTCAACGCGAAGTTCACTATGATACCTACTCATTTTCGGCGGCGTTACGATCCAGCCTTCGTCAAGACCCGGACGTCGTGCTAATTGGTGAGATGCGTGACCTAGAAACGATTTCAGCAGCTATCACTATCGCCGAAACCGGACACTTAGTTTTTGCCACACTCCACACCAACTCGGCAGCACAGTCGATTGACCGTATGATTGACGTGTTCCCACCGCATCAGCAGCCACAAATTCGGGCTCAGCTATCAAACATTTTGATGGCTATTTGTTCGCAGCGTTTGGTGCCGGCTATTGGGGGTGGTCGTGTAGTTGCGGCAGAAGTTTTGATTGCCAATCCAGCAGTGCGTAATATTATTCGCGAAGGTAAATCACATCAGTTAGACGCAGTTATTCAGACCGGTGCCGATCAAGGAATGCAGACGATGGACCGAACGCTGGTCAACCTGGTGCAGAATGGTACGATTACGTATGATAATGCGCGTGAGTTTGCGGTTGATTTGACGGAATTTGAGAGGTTAATGAGGGGGTAG
- a CDS encoding type II secretion system F family protein: MKKYNYEARDSASNKIVKSVVQAESENAAAKLLTTQGFVPLKIELQDDKTGFFAKLSGRITTKDKVVFTRQLATLIGAGLPLSQSLRTVQEQTTNKRMQEIVQEIISDVEGGKSLSDSFAKHPEAFNKVYVALVAAGETSGTMDESLKRLAAQQEKDAAMMSKIRGAMMYPSIVLAVIILVVGFMLFTVVPQVEGLYRDLNKGLPFITLIMINVANFFIHFWWLALLIMIIGGYFLVQYLKTEQGIRTKDTFKLNAPLFKGMFRKMYMARFSRTGQVLLSTGVPMLDMLRISSDAVNNVIISEGIIRAADKVKGGKALSASLSNEEYFLTMVPQMIKIGEQSGKIDEMMGKTAQVYEDELDEEIRALSTAIEPVLMVFLALVAGTMVAAILFPIYSLVGNINIH, encoded by the coding sequence ATGAAGAAGTATAATTACGAAGCCAGAGATAGTGCTAGTAATAAAATTGTTAAATCTGTAGTTCAGGCTGAAAGTGAAAATGCTGCTGCAAAATTATTGACGACGCAAGGTTTTGTGCCCTTAAAAATTGAACTACAAGATGATAAAACGGGTTTCTTTGCAAAGTTATCTGGTAGAATCACCACTAAAGACAAAGTGGTGTTCACTCGTCAGCTAGCGACACTTATTGGGGCGGGCCTGCCATTATCTCAGAGTCTTAGGACTGTTCAGGAGCAGACCACTAATAAGCGGATGCAAGAAATCGTTCAAGAGATTATCTCTGATGTGGAGGGTGGTAAATCATTGTCCGACTCATTTGCTAAGCATCCGGAGGCTTTCAATAAGGTGTACGTGGCACTGGTTGCAGCTGGTGAAACTTCAGGTACAATGGACGAATCTTTGAAAAGACTAGCTGCTCAGCAGGAAAAAGATGCTGCCATGATGAGTAAGATTCGTGGTGCTATGATGTATCCATCAATTGTCTTGGCGGTGATTATCTTAGTGGTTGGTTTTATGTTGTTTACAGTGGTGCCGCAGGTCGAGGGATTATATCGCGACTTAAATAAAGGCTTGCCGTTCATAACTTTAATCATGATTAATGTGGCCAATTTTTTTATTCACTTTTGGTGGCTCGCATTGTTGATAATGATTATTGGTGGCTATTTTTTGGTGCAATACCTAAAAACCGAGCAGGGCATTAGAACTAAAGACACATTTAAGCTTAATGCTCCATTATTTAAGGGGATGTTCCGAAAAATGTATATGGCGCGGTTTTCTAGAACAGGACAAGTTCTGCTAAGCACTGGTGTGCCGATGCTTGATATGCTCCGTATTTCGTCGGATGCCGTCAATAACGTGATTATTAGCGAAGGTATTATCCGAGCAGCAGATAAGGTAAAGGGCGGAAAAGCCCTCTCGGCATCTTTGTCGAATGAGGAATATTTCTTAACGATGGTGCCACAAATGATTAAAATCGGCGAGCAGTCGGGTAAGATTGACGAAATGATGGGGAAAACTGCTCAGGTATATGAAGATGAACTTGATGAAGAAATCCGCGCTTTATCGACAGCTATAGAGCCAGTCCTGATGGTATTTCTAGCATTAGTTGCTGGTACGATGGTTGCTGCAATACTATTCCCAATTTATAGTTTGGTCGGTAATATAAATATTCACTAG
- a CDS encoding type II secretion system protein gives MVNKDNKKGFTIIEVVLVLAIAGLIFAMVFIALPALQRNQRDQSRKNDASTVAAAINNWNSANRNGGTFNEESLRKYVDKLDQYDKNSELKVVATGSSMSVAGNEIKVMRGRKCPSSTPAPSADDPANITLENGSSRNAAVVVLLENNGSQKQLYCQDV, from the coding sequence ATGGTAAACAAAGATAACAAAAAAGGATTTACAATCATCGAGGTAGTTTTAGTCTTGGCTATTGCTGGACTTATCTTCGCGATGGTGTTCATCGCCCTTCCAGCCTTACAGCGGAATCAGCGCGATCAGTCGAGGAAGAATGACGCTTCAACTGTGGCTGCCGCTATTAACAATTGGAATTCTGCCAACCGTAACGGCGGAACGTTCAACGAGGAATCTTTACGCAAATATGTTGATAAACTTGATCAATATGATAAGAATTCAGAGCTGAAGGTGGTCGCTACCGGTTCATCAATGTCGGTTGCTGGTAATGAGATTAAGGTGATGCGCGGCCGTAAGTGTCCGTCCAGTACGCCGGCTCCATCTGCAGACGACCCAGCAAACATTACCTTAGAGAATGGCTCTTCGCGTAATGCTGCCGTCGTGGTGTTGTTGGAAAATAATGGCTCGCAGAAACAATTGTACTGCCAGGATGTATAG
- a CDS encoding A24 family peptidase: MMKFVIAGFLGAILGSFVGAQVWRLRARQLTEDKKAGEKVDQKELKKLSPLIKRVSKDRSRCLSCGHELSFCDLIPVFSWVIRLGKCRYCKNFIGWTEILLEVVMAGLFVLSIAFWPGSLMDFWQVLLLALWLIGLVLLAILFIYDLKWMLLPDVINIPFIILGFIFSIINLALSNDFTKSLMSLLGSVVILSGIYLLLYLFSKYRYGEEKTWVGFGDVKLGLGLALFLGNWLLAFVALFAANLIGTLLVLPSMLRGKLQATSRICFGPLLIVGFLLAWFFSQQILAWGFLIV; the protein is encoded by the coding sequence ATGATGAAATTTGTAATAGCAGGTTTTTTAGGTGCCATATTGGGTAGCTTTGTAGGGGCTCAGGTTTGGCGTTTGCGTGCCCGCCAGCTAACTGAGGATAAAAAGGCTGGAGAGAAGGTTGACCAGAAAGAACTAAAGAAGCTATCTCCACTAATAAAGAGAGTCTCTAAGGACCGTTCTCGTTGTCTGTCTTGTGGTCACGAATTGTCATTTTGTGATCTCATACCAGTTTTCAGTTGGGTGATTAGGCTGGGAAAGTGCCGATATTGTAAGAATTTTATTGGTTGGACGGAAATTCTACTAGAAGTAGTCATGGCTGGACTATTTGTCTTGTCTATAGCATTTTGGCCAGGGTCATTGATGGATTTTTGGCAGGTCTTGCTACTGGCTTTGTGGTTAATCGGTCTAGTTTTACTGGCAATTTTATTTATTTATGATCTCAAGTGGATGCTTCTGCCCGATGTTATAAATATTCCTTTTATCATTCTAGGCTTTATTTTTTCAATAATAAACTTAGCGCTATCTAATGATTTTACAAAGAGCCTGATGTCTCTTTTAGGCTCGGTTGTAATTTTAAGCGGCATTTATTTGCTACTTTATCTTTTCTCAAAATACCGCTATGGAGAGGAAAAAACTTGGGTTGGTTTTGGTGATGTTAAGCTTGGTTTGGGGTTGGCTTTATTCTTGGGTAATTGGTTGTTGGCTTTTGTGGCTTTATTCGCAGCTAATTTAATCGGTACGTTGCTAGTCCTGCCTTCAATGTTAAGGGGTAAATTACAGGCAACTTCAAGAATTTGCTTTGGTCCGTTATTGATTGTAGGGTTTTTATTGGCATGGTTTTTTAGTCAACAAATTTTAGCATGGGGCTTTCTTATCGTCTAA
- a CDS encoding type II secretion system protein translates to MGNKQKGFTIIEVILFVAISGLLTSMLMVGVSMSINRQQYRDSVQSYAGFLRNEYSKVVNVENDRSKGVCPIDGADGRLETTRGQSDCVIVGRYITTVGLLGSTDGNSYRTYPVYAYRSDKGSAWVYRRGAESDKYTVNWQAKTRFSSQPKNSAYISILMYRHPETGQLDIRTDTSRFGDNLTDFVNNKNSAGIVQSAGEQRQQREICIYDDGWLPNEWLSIFLRSYAGSADAIVVGNATGGCADA, encoded by the coding sequence ATGGGCAATAAACAAAAAGGTTTTACTATAATTGAAGTTATTTTGTTTGTGGCTATTTCTGGCTTGCTCACTTCTATGCTTATGGTGGGTGTTAGTATGTCAATTAATCGTCAGCAATATCGCGACTCAGTTCAGTCTTATGCTGGTTTTTTGCGTAATGAGTATTCAAAAGTCGTTAATGTTGAAAATGATAGGTCTAAAGGTGTCTGTCCAATTGACGGGGCAGACGGTAGGTTGGAGACTACGCGTGGTCAGTCGGATTGTGTGATTGTTGGTCGTTACATTACGACAGTTGGTTTACTGGGTTCAACGGACGGTAATTCCTATAGAACATATCCTGTTTATGCGTACCGATCAGATAAGGGTAGTGCTTGGGTATATCGGCGTGGTGCTGAATCTGACAAATATACCGTGAATTGGCAAGCAAAGACTAGATTTTCTAGCCAGCCTAAAAATAGCGCCTATATATCTATCTTAATGTATCGACATCCAGAAACAGGGCAATTAGACATCAGGACGGACACTAGTAGATTTGGCGATAATTTAACGGATTTTGTTAATAATAAGAATAGTGCAGGCATAGTACAGTCCGCTGGCGAGCAGCGCCAACAGCGGGAAATTTGTATTTATGATGATGGTTGGTTGCCGAATGAGTGGCTTTCTATCTTTTTGCGTTCGTATGCAGGCTCTGCTGATGCGATTGTCGTGGGGAACGCTACCGGAGGGTGTGCTGATGCGTAA